In Fusarium fujikuroi IMI 58289 draft genome, chromosome FFUJ_chr08, one genomic interval encodes:
- a CDS encoding related to mitochondrial carrier protein: MNNRRNDVPDYGTGILPALPPDVNVVLPDRDPRSNAATAASAAGVRALSTQLIAFYFRAPAKAFFRTRVDYLAYARTIHQAQTELMMKAAANDPSASRLNVFMRQSWLLLRSTTPGVLTSAIRHQGWGIIPNQILPPLIANVGVGAVLYTSYLQILGRLHEESGQARKRVYPPPHPMHTFTAGLLAGALQSVVAAPLDAIQARYDHRDLMPNDGSGKPRSMWAFSAEKLRDIGLRGIFAGWGLSLAKDSLGSAIFFSTFEYVKAQGYYRFVTWYYGGLAEDIVDVLAMKRPTHEHQQEEGMRLIRPHYALEPMFLLLGGISASFTQQVLLHPLTHFQVKHWDHLEDLDEKAAKLRASRVANPEKPRRRWRMLRAYYHAYQESLAVCRGEAAAEGLTLTKWLYRGFWWNAIRQVPSTSAGLIIFELIRRKYGLGQEEVRITKDGYDILLH, translated from the coding sequence ATGAACAATCGTCGAAATGACGTCCCGGACTATGGAACCGGAATCCTCCCGGCGTTACCTCCCGACGTCAACGTTGTGCTTCCAGACCGTGATCCTAGAAGCAATGCCGCAACTGCCGCTTCAGCAGCTGGTGTTCGTGCCTTAAGCACTCAACTCATCGCTTTCTACTTTCGTGCTCCTGCCAAGGCTTTCTTTAGAACGCGTGTGGATTATCTGGCTTATGCGAGGACTATTCACCAGGCGCAGACGGAGCTTATGATGAAAGCTGCTGCGAATgatccttctgcttctcgacTCAATGTGTTTATGCGACAGAGTTggttgttgctgagaagcacGACACCTGGAGTTTTGACGTCTGCTATTAGACACCAGGGATGGGGAATTATACCGAATCAGATTTTACCGCCTCTCATTGCgaatgttggtgttggagcgGTGCTGTACACGAGTTATCTCCAAATTTTAGGAAGACTCCATGAAGAGAGCGGACAAGCGCGGAAGAGAGTGTATCCACCACCTCATCCGATGCATACCTTCACTGCTGGATTGCTTGCAGGCGCACTCCAGAGTGTTGTGGCTGCACCCTTAGACGCCATCCAAGCACGGTACGACCATCGGGATCTGATGCCAAACGATGGCAGTGGGAAACCCCGGAGCATGTGGGCTTTTAGCGCAGAGAAGCTTCGCGACATTGGACTCAGGGGTATCTTTGCAGGATGGGGTCTGTCGCTCGCGAAAGACAGTCTGGGAAGCGCTATATTCTTTAGTACGTTCGAGTACGTCAAGGCTCAAGGCTACTATCGCTTCGTTACGTGGTACTACGGTGGTCTGGCTGAGGACATCGTTGATGTGCTTGCCATGAAGCGTCCTACGCAtgaacaccaacaagaagaaggcatgAGGCTCATTCGACCTCATTATGCCCTTGAGCCCatgttccttcttcttggtggtaTCAGCGCTTCGTTTACACAGCAGGTCTTACTGCATCCCTTGACACACTTCCAAGTCAAACACTGGGATCATCTTGAAGACCTCGACGAAAAAGCCGCCAAACTTCGTGCTTCCCGAGTCGCAAACCCCGAAAAGCCACGTCGACGATGGAGGATGCTGCGAGCCTACTACCACGCATACCAAGAATCGCTAGCCGTATGTCGAGGAGAGGCAGCGGCCGAAGGGCTGACCTTAACGAAATGGCTTTATCGAGGATTTTGGTGGAATGCGATACGGCAGGTTCCTAGCACGAGTGCGGGACTGATCATCTTTGAGCTGATACGGCGCAAGTACGGCCTTGGGCAGGAAGAAGTGAGAATTACAAAGGATGGGTATGACATTCTGCTTCACTAG